A window of Spirochaetota bacterium contains these coding sequences:
- a CDS encoding MarR family transcriptional regulator: MSRDIRDADFKIVAALDKLSQVQRILLWDAAKNENLSPIQIQFIQFIQQYPAALRRVTVLAREFDLTKATVSDAVSALEAKGLVAKSRDDEDHRTVTLSLTSAGKRIAARLTGWQDALYRHIAELDAPRKEELSRMLMGLIKALFEDGVIRVARMCLACGNFRIDAYAASAKPHLCGLTGNAISDEEFSYGCAHYSVPDRAGEA; the protein is encoded by the coding sequence ATGAGCCGTGACATCAGGGACGCGGATTTCAAAATAGTCGCCGCGCTGGACAAGCTGAGCCAGGTGCAGCGGATTTTACTGTGGGACGCGGCGAAGAACGAAAACCTGAGCCCCATCCAGATACAATTCATCCAGTTCATTCAGCAGTACCCGGCCGCGCTTCGCAGGGTGACCGTGCTGGCCCGGGAATTCGATCTTACCAAGGCCACCGTGAGCGACGCGGTGAGCGCGCTCGAGGCCAAGGGGCTTGTCGCGAAATCGAGGGATGATGAGGACCACAGAACGGTCACGCTTTCACTGACGTCCGCCGGGAAGCGGATCGCGGCCCGTCTTACCGGTTGGCAGGACGCGCTGTACCGGCACATCGCGGAGCTGGACGCACCGCGGAAGGAAGAACTTTCGCGCATGCTCATGGGCCTCATCAAGGCGCTCTTCGAAGACGGCGTGATTCGCGTGGCAAGAATGTGCCTTGCATGCGGCAATTTCAGGATAGACGCCTACGCCGCCTCGGCGAAACCGCATCTGTGCGGGCTCACGGGAAACGCGATCTCGGACGAGGAGTTCAGCTACGGGTGCGCGCATTATTCGGTTCCCGACCGGGCAGGGGAGGCGTGA
- a CDS encoding ammonia-forming cytochrome c nitrite reductase subunit c552: MNLDWIKTINRKYLIYGGAACVVFLFSFVILFDGCAPSKPYPVLVGGIPDNEMRPEKWGEVYPLEYKSWLKTKEPREKARSRYKRGWDTDKIVWDKLSEFPFMALLFNGFGFGIEYNEPRGHYYMMIDQREIDQSRTKAGGACLACKSPYANKFYEEMGKELFKLSYADAVAKIPKEHQDMGVSCIDCHDNRNMDLKVGRWTVKGGLKALGKDEFARQEMRSVVCAQCHVTYFIPKDDKGVSSDVVFPWAGSTWGNISVENIIKVLLSSPANREWKQATTGFKLPFIRHPEFEFFTMQSTHFKAGLACADCHMPYRREGGFKISDHNIMSPIKDDLRACANCHPQSKDRLRDSVFAIQDRIVSLLNRAGYAAAGTAKLFEMVHAQQAAGKAIDQALYAKAKEFYEEALLRGIFIGAENSIGFHNPTEAGRILGDAIAFSMRAEALLREALMQAGVQVPEVVQLELPKYLNNRGSKHLNFQPGHEIKDPYGTSDRLQPAISKGI, encoded by the coding sequence ATGAATCTGGACTGGATTAAAACCATCAACAGGAAGTACCTCATATATGGCGGTGCCGCATGCGTGGTGTTCCTGTTCTCTTTCGTGATCCTGTTCGACGGCTGTGCGCCATCCAAACCCTATCCCGTGCTTGTGGGTGGAATCCCCGACAACGAGATGCGCCCGGAGAAATGGGGAGAGGTGTACCCCCTCGAGTACAAGTCATGGCTGAAAACGAAAGAGCCCCGCGAGAAGGCGAGGAGCAGGTACAAGCGGGGATGGGACACCGACAAGATCGTGTGGGACAAGCTTTCCGAGTTCCCCTTCATGGCGCTCCTGTTCAACGGGTTCGGGTTCGGCATTGAATACAACGAGCCGCGCGGCCATTATTACATGATGATAGACCAGAGGGAAATCGACCAGTCGCGGACGAAGGCAGGCGGCGCGTGCCTGGCGTGCAAGAGCCCCTATGCGAACAAGTTCTACGAGGAAATGGGCAAGGAGCTCTTCAAGCTGAGTTACGCGGACGCGGTGGCGAAGATTCCCAAAGAGCACCAGGATATGGGGGTCTCGTGCATCGACTGCCACGACAACAGGAACATGGACCTCAAGGTGGGCCGCTGGACCGTCAAGGGCGGACTTAAAGCGCTCGGGAAGGACGAGTTCGCCCGCCAGGAAATGCGCTCGGTCGTGTGCGCGCAGTGTCACGTGACCTATTTCATTCCCAAGGACGACAAGGGCGTCTCGAGCGACGTGGTGTTTCCCTGGGCCGGCAGCACGTGGGGAAACATATCGGTGGAGAATATCATCAAGGTTCTTCTCTCCAGTCCCGCGAACCGGGAGTGGAAACAGGCGACGACCGGCTTCAAGCTGCCGTTTATCAGACACCCCGAATTCGAATTTTTCACCATGCAGAGCACGCATTTCAAGGCGGGACTCGCCTGCGCCGACTGCCACATGCCGTACAGGCGTGAAGGCGGCTTCAAGATATCCGATCACAATATCATGAGCCCCATCAAGGACGACCTGCGGGCGTGCGCCAACTGTCATCCGCAATCGAAGGACCGGCTGCGCGATTCGGTGTTCGCGATCCAGGACCGCATCGTATCGCTGCTGAACAGGGCCGGCTACGCGGCGGCGGGAACGGCCAAACTTTTTGAAATGGTCCACGCGCAGCAGGCGGCCGGCAAGGCGATCGATCAGGCCTTGTACGCGAAGGCGAAAGAATTCTACGAGGAGGCGCTGCTCAGGGGCATTTTCATAGGCGCCGAAAACTCCATAGGATTCCATAATCCGACGGAGGCCGGAAGGATACTCGGCGACGCAATCGCCTTCTCGATGCGCGCGGAGGCGCTGCTCCGGGAGGCCCTCATGCAGGCGGGGGTGCAGGTCCCCGAGGTCGTGCAGCTCGAGCTGCCGAAATATCTCAACAACAGGGGAAGTAAACACTTGAATTTCCAGCCCGGCCATGAGATCAAGGATCCGTACGGGACATCCGACAGGCTGCAGCCCGCGATATCGAAGGGGATATAA
- a CDS encoding nitrous oxide-stimulated promoter family protein produces the protein MTTNAGSDEKTRKDCRVLAHFVGIYCENLHPTDEKQARIFQGTVGAQVNSLSLNLCDDCARLLAHAVSKRIICPHDPKPSCKKCATHCYLPAYRDRIRAVMKFSGMYMIRHGRVDLMFKYFS, from the coding sequence ATGACGACGAATGCCGGGTCGGATGAAAAAACCCGAAAAGACTGCCGGGTACTCGCGCATTTCGTGGGCATCTACTGCGAAAACCTGCATCCCACGGACGAAAAGCAGGCGCGCATTTTCCAGGGGACCGTGGGCGCACAGGTGAACAGCTTGTCGCTGAACCTGTGCGACGACTGCGCGCGTCTGCTGGCGCACGCGGTAAGCAAGAGGATTATCTGCCCCCATGATCCCAAGCCTTCGTGCAAGAAGTGTGCGACGCACTGTTACCTGCCCGCGTACCGGGACAGGATACGCGCGGTGATGAAATTTTCAGGCATGTACATGATCAGGCATGGACGTGTGGATCTCATGTTTAAATACTTCAGTTGA
- the lipA gene encoding lipoyl synthase — MGKVGRSIPPEYAISIPGGEEYTRIKRVIKEENLHTVCMEARCPNIGDCMCRGTATFLIMGPTCTRNCRYCAVSTGAPAPPDPDEPLRVARAIEKMKLTYAVITSVTRDDLADGGAGIFARTVSAVRERSPGCRVEVLIPDFMGSGADALDTVMRSRPDVINHNIEVVRPLFGELRPQGDYRHSLRLIERVAKSGIPAKSGLMVGFGESRLDVFDTMRDLRSAGCAMITAGQYLRSRREGYPVGRYYTAAEFDDIRAMAQSLGFESVQCGPLVRSSYHAGEMAECRA, encoded by the coding sequence ATGGGAAAAGTAGGGCGCTCCATCCCGCCGGAGTATGCGATCAGTATCCCGGGGGGGGAAGAGTACACCCGCATCAAGCGCGTCATTAAAGAAGAGAATCTCCACACGGTGTGCATGGAGGCGCGCTGTCCCAATATCGGCGACTGCATGTGCCGCGGGACGGCCACCTTCCTCATCATGGGTCCGACCTGTACCCGTAATTGCCGGTACTGCGCCGTCTCCACGGGCGCACCCGCACCCCCGGACCCCGACGAACCGTTACGTGTCGCGCGCGCGATTGAGAAAATGAAACTCACCTACGCCGTGATCACCTCGGTGACCCGCGACGATCTTGCGGACGGGGGTGCGGGAATCTTCGCGCGCACGGTGAGCGCCGTCAGGGAGCGAAGTCCCGGATGCCGGGTCGAGGTTCTCATCCCGGACTTCATGGGGTCGGGTGCCGATGCGCTCGACACCGTGATGCGAAGCAGGCCCGACGTCATAAATCATAATATCGAGGTGGTACGCCCCCTTTTTGGAGAGCTGCGCCCCCAGGGCGATTACCGGCACTCCCTGCGATTGATCGAGCGAGTCGCGAAATCGGGCATACCCGCGAAGTCCGGGCTCATGGTGGGATTCGGCGAAAGCAGGCTCGACGTATTTGATACGATGAGGGATCTCAGGAGCGCGGGATGCGCGATGATAACGGCAGGGCAATACCTGAGATCGCGCAGGGAGGGATATCCGGTGGGCCGCTACTACACTGCCGCGGAATTCGACGATATCCGGGCCATGGCCCAATCGCTTGGGTTCGAATCGGTGCAATGCGGCCCCCTGGTGCGCAGTTCATATCACGCCGGCGAGATGGCGGAATGCCGCGCCTGA
- a CDS encoding DUF438 domain-containing protein, with amino-acid sequence MGENTQESKQRRETLKGLIRKLHAGHGAEDVREELVRVLGSIPYDDVVHAEQELIAEGLPREEVIKLCDVHTAALKGAIDQSGARIAPEGHPVHTFKLENNALNGELLGLEKLMEKAAGLLQGDTTTLVLEMRDRMNRLMDVDKHYRRKEYLLFPYLEKHGITAPPTVMWAKHDETRVFLKEALSALNGVGGDIVRLHRALPVLKKASDAVQDMTGKEDQILFPMSLDTLTDPEWYDIAQQSRDIGFCLVDPKESWIPANLGEATTAKESGGRFNLPTGSLSAIEVAAILDALPADVTFVDKDDTVRYFSQGKDRIFERNRAVLGRKVQHCHPPKSVHMVEKILSDFRDGKESSAAFWITMKERFIHIEYVALRDTSGGYLGTLEFTQDLTDKKSLTGEQRLLSYSEKQR; translated from the coding sequence ATGGGAGAGAACACCCAGGAATCGAAACAGCGCAGGGAAACGCTCAAGGGCCTCATTCGCAAGCTTCATGCGGGGCACGGTGCGGAGGATGTCAGGGAGGAGCTCGTCCGGGTCCTGGGATCTATTCCCTACGACGACGTCGTGCACGCGGAACAGGAATTGATCGCCGAGGGGCTTCCCCGGGAAGAGGTCATCAAGCTGTGCGACGTGCATACGGCAGCGCTTAAGGGGGCCATCGACCAGTCGGGGGCCAGGATCGCGCCGGAAGGACATCCCGTACATACGTTCAAGCTGGAAAACAACGCCCTGAACGGGGAGCTACTGGGACTCGAGAAGCTCATGGAAAAAGCGGCCGGCCTTCTGCAGGGCGACACGACGACGCTCGTGCTCGAGATGCGCGACAGGATGAACAGGCTCATGGACGTGGACAAGCACTATCGCAGGAAGGAGTATCTCCTTTTCCCCTACCTTGAAAAGCACGGGATCACCGCACCTCCCACGGTAATGTGGGCCAAGCATGACGAGACGCGCGTATTTTTAAAAGAAGCGCTTTCCGCGCTGAACGGCGTGGGGGGTGATATCGTCAGGCTGCACCGCGCGCTTCCCGTGCTTAAAAAGGCATCCGATGCCGTCCAGGACATGACCGGGAAGGAGGACCAGATACTCTTCCCCATGAGCCTGGATACCCTGACCGACCCGGAATGGTATGACATCGCGCAACAGAGCCGCGATATCGGCTTCTGCCTGGTCGATCCAAAGGAGTCGTGGATCCCGGCAAACCTTGGAGAGGCGACGACGGCAAAGGAGTCGGGGGGCCGATTCAACCTTCCGACGGGATCGCTCTCGGCGATCGAGGTCGCCGCGATCCTGGACGCTCTGCCCGCCGACGTCACCTTCGTGGACAAGGACGATACCGTCCGCTACTTCTCCCAGGGAAAGGACCGCATCTTCGAGCGAAACCGCGCCGTCCTGGGACGCAAGGTGCAGCACTGCCATCCGCCCAAAAGTGTGCACATGGTGGAAAAAATACTCTCGGACTTCAGGGACGGGAAGGAATCGAGCGCGGCGTTCTGGATCACCATGAAGGAGCGATTCATCCATATCGAGTACGTTGCGCTTCGCGACACGAGCGGAGGGTACCTGGGAACCCTGGAGTTCACCCAGGACCTGACGGACAAAAAAAGTCTTACCGGCGAACAGCGCCTTCTCAGCTATTCTGAAAAACAGCGCTGA
- a CDS encoding MFS transporter, translating into MSNENKLFGLAAEGGRWIFVILCLVMYLCLGSVYSYSVFLPEIKKMPDVTAFLGNLPFMIFLAFFSIMMFFGGRLMEKLGPKKLALIGGVIVGLGWALSYVSVQMQSIYMLILTYGVVAGSGVGLTYGAPVAIAAKWFPDKKGLAVGLMLAGFGGSALITANLAQVLIPSVGLGMTFLYFGIAFAIILVILALPLSVPVAGWKPAGWNPPAGAASSIDFDSGEMTKTSSFWGLFLCYLFGCIAGLMAIGVSKSVGNEMIKIDGATGSMLVGIFAIFNAVGRPLFGTLTDKLAPKGAAIINLVLMLVVSVMMLLAGEGDVTLYVIAFCGFWLSLGGWLAIAPTSTATFFGMKNYARNYGVVFFAYGLGAIIGGIISGQAKDAFGSYQVAFYPTAALAVLGLILTVLFIKTPAKK; encoded by the coding sequence ATGTCGAACGAGAACAAACTCTTCGGTTTGGCTGCCGAAGGCGGCCGATGGATATTCGTCATTCTCTGCCTTGTCATGTACCTCTGTCTCGGAAGCGTCTATTCCTACAGCGTGTTTCTTCCCGAAATCAAGAAGATGCCGGACGTTACCGCGTTCCTGGGCAACCTACCCTTCATGATTTTCCTCGCCTTCTTTTCCATCATGATGTTTTTCGGCGGAAGGCTCATGGAAAAGCTGGGCCCCAAAAAGCTCGCCCTTATCGGAGGCGTAATTGTCGGCCTTGGATGGGCGCTTTCGTACGTATCCGTCCAGATGCAGAGCATCTACATGCTCATCCTCACCTATGGTGTGGTCGCCGGCAGCGGCGTGGGTCTTACGTATGGCGCCCCTGTCGCGATTGCCGCCAAGTGGTTCCCCGACAAGAAAGGCCTTGCGGTCGGCCTCATGCTCGCGGGTTTCGGCGGATCGGCGCTCATTACCGCCAACCTGGCGCAGGTACTTATCCCCTCCGTGGGACTCGGCATGACCTTCCTGTATTTCGGCATAGCCTTTGCGATAATCCTCGTCATCCTCGCGCTCCCGCTCAGCGTTCCCGTCGCGGGATGGAAACCCGCCGGCTGGAATCCCCCCGCGGGCGCCGCTTCATCGATCGACTTCGATTCAGGCGAAATGACGAAGACGAGCTCCTTCTGGGGCCTGTTCCTGTGCTACCTGTTCGGCTGCATCGCGGGCCTCATGGCGATCGGCGTATCCAAGTCGGTCGGCAACGAGATGATCAAGATCGACGGCGCTACCGGATCCATGCTCGTCGGTATATTCGCAATATTCAACGCGGTGGGTCGTCCGCTTTTCGGGACCCTTACCGACAAGCTTGCCCCAAAGGGCGCTGCGATCATCAACCTGGTCCTCATGCTCGTAGTATCCGTTATGATGCTGCTGGCGGGTGAAGGCGATGTCACGCTTTACGTGATTGCGTTCTGCGGCTTCTGGCTTTCGCTGGGCGGCTGGCTCGCGATCGCGCCCACGTCCACCGCGACCTTCTTCGGCATGAAGAACTACGCGCGCAACTATGGCGTCGTCTTCTTCGCGTACGGCCTTGGCGCCATCATCGGCGGAATCATCTCCGGCCAGGCGAAGGACGCGTTCGGCTCCTACCAGGTCGCGTTCTACCCGACCGCGGCGCTCGCCGTCCTGGGACTTATCCTGACCGTTCTCTTCATCAAGACCCCTGCGAAAAAGTAG
- a CDS encoding cupin domain-containing protein yields MESHEFTREGLAVRELVNYQDGSVVSKTIINKQSGTLTLFAFDKGEKLSEHTAPFDAVVHVLDGSAKITIEGTPYTVREGEFILMPAGKPHALEAVAPFKMMLIMIKGS; encoded by the coding sequence ATGGAAAGCCACGAATTTACACGCGAAGGCCTGGCAGTACGCGAACTGGTGAATTACCAGGACGGATCGGTGGTCAGCAAGACCATCATTAACAAGCAGAGCGGTACGCTCACCCTGTTCGCGTTCGACAAGGGAGAAAAGCTGAGCGAACATACCGCACCGTTCGATGCGGTGGTCCATGTCCTGGACGGCAGCGCGAAAATTACCATCGAGGGCACACCCTACACCGTGCGGGAAGGAGAGTTCATCCTCATGCCCGCGGGAAAACCGCATGCCCTGGAGGCGGTGGCGCCCTTCAAGATGATGCTGATAATGATTAAAGGCTCGTGA
- a CDS encoding glycine dehydrogenase subunit 2, with amino-acid sequence MATIFEKSAPGRNSFKISVPDIPGGDPIPGELLGEDPRLPDVSEIDVVRHYTALSKMNFSVDGGMYPLGSCTMKYNPKINERLAMRDGFTMLHPLAPPEMAQGALRLMHDLAGYLCAITGMNRFTLQQAAGAHGELTGVMVIKKHFQTRGERRDVILIPDSAHGTNPASVAMCGFKVKEVPSTPEGDVDIEALKGVLDERVAAMMLTSPNTLGLFDRNIHVIADMLHARGALFYCDGANLNAIMGRARVADMGFDLMHVNLHKTFSTPHGGGGPGSGPLGVVASLEQFLPVPVVEKRGDRYVLDSERPLTIGRIHSFYGNFLILVRAFVYIRMLGAQGVKGLSDQAVLNANYLMALLKKDYHLPVDRICKHEFVLSDKGMPNGVTTNDIAKRILDYGFHSPTVYFPLLIPGAIMIEPTESECKETLDDFAVAMKAIKEEAERDPEKVKTAPHTTPIRRVDAVLAARKPVLAWEK; translated from the coding sequence ATGGCGACAATATTTGAAAAATCCGCACCGGGCAGGAATTCGTTCAAAATCTCGGTGCCCGATATTCCCGGGGGAGACCCCATTCCAGGGGAGCTCCTGGGCGAGGACCCGCGCCTCCCCGACGTAAGCGAGATAGACGTGGTGCGGCACTACACCGCGCTATCGAAGATGAACTTTTCGGTGGACGGGGGCATGTACCCGCTCGGCAGCTGCACGATGAAATACAACCCCAAGATCAACGAGCGCCTCGCCATGCGGGACGGCTTCACGATGCTTCACCCGCTCGCCCCGCCAGAAATGGCCCAGGGCGCCCTGCGCCTCATGCACGATCTCGCGGGCTACCTGTGCGCGATCACCGGCATGAACCGCTTCACGCTTCAGCAGGCCGCGGGGGCGCACGGCGAGCTCACCGGCGTGATGGTGATCAAAAAGCATTTTCAAACGCGCGGGGAACGGCGCGACGTCATCCTCATTCCCGATTCCGCGCACGGCACGAATCCCGCCTCGGTCGCGATGTGCGGTTTCAAGGTGAAAGAGGTGCCGTCCACGCCCGAGGGCGACGTCGACATCGAAGCGCTCAAGGGAGTGCTGGACGAGCGCGTGGCGGCGATGATGCTCACCAGCCCCAACACGCTCGGGCTTTTCGACCGCAACATTCATGTGATTGCCGACATGCTGCACGCGCGGGGCGCGCTTTTTTACTGCGACGGGGCGAACCTGAACGCGATCATGGGACGCGCGCGCGTCGCGGACATGGGCTTCGACCTCATGCATGTAAATTTACACAAGACGTTTTCCACGCCCCACGGCGGTGGCGGGCCCGGTTCCGGACCCCTGGGCGTGGTCGCGTCCCTGGAGCAGTTTCTTCCCGTGCCGGTGGTGGAGAAGCGGGGGGACCGATACGTCCTCGACAGCGAACGCCCCCTGACGATCGGCCGGATACATTCATTTTATGGGAACTTCCTCATCCTGGTACGCGCCTTCGTCTACATCCGCATGCTGGGCGCCCAGGGCGTCAAGGGACTGAGCGACCAGGCGGTGCTGAACGCGAATTACCTCATGGCGCTGCTGAAAAAGGATTACCATCTTCCCGTCGACCGCATCTGCAAGCACGAGTTCGTGCTGAGCGACAAGGGGATGCCCAATGGGGTCACCACGAACGATATCGCGAAACGGATCCTGGACTACGGCTTTCATTCGCCCACGGTCTATTTTCCCCTGCTCATACCGGGCGCGATCATGATCGAGCCCACGGAATCCGAATGCAAGGAAACGCTCGATGACTTCGCGGTCGCGATGAAAGCAATAAAGGAAGAGGCCGAGCGGGACCCGGAGAAGGTCAAGACCGCGCCGCACACCACGCCGATACGCAGGGTCGACGCCGTGCTGGCGGCCCGCAAGCCGGTGCTGGCATGGGAAAAGTAG
- the nrfH gene encoding cytochrome c nitrite reductase small subunit, whose translation MNLADRKTRIYLGGTLFAVLLVAAALPAVMKKTSTTEYCASCHVMLPRYEDWFYTGKHTMIRCVDCHLPNDSFLNHYVWKGLDGMKDVVYFYTGIVPEMIHITVHGKKTIQANCVRCHEEMVSRINADAMRCWDCHRSFYHNRINEF comes from the coding sequence ATGAATCTTGCCGACAGGAAAACGAGGATATACCTGGGGGGAACGCTGTTCGCCGTGCTCCTCGTCGCGGCAGCGCTTCCCGCCGTCATGAAGAAAACCTCCACGACCGAATATTGCGCGAGCTGCCATGTGATGCTTCCCCGCTACGAGGACTGGTTTTACACCGGGAAACATACAATGATACGCTGCGTCGACTGCCACCTGCCCAACGACAGTTTTCTGAACCATTACGTGTGGAAGGGACTGGACGGGATGAAGGACGTCGTCTATTTCTACACGGGGATAGTGCCCGAGATGATACATATCACGGTGCACGGCAAAAAAACAATCCAGGCGAATTGCGTGCGCTGCCACGAGGAGATGGTGTCCCGTATCAACGCCGACGCAATGCGCTGCTGGGATTGTCATCGCAGTTTTTACCACAATAGAATAAACGAATTCTAA
- a CDS encoding lipoate--protein ligase family protein: MPRLMAGIVKAPGEKLVRVRFILDAGRVTAIKISGDFFIHPEDAVESLENSLNNT, translated from the coding sequence ATGCCGCGCCTGATGGCGGGTATCGTGAAGGCGCCGGGCGAGAAGCTCGTGCGCGTTCGATTTATCCTGGACGCCGGGCGCGTCACAGCGATCAAAATATCGGGGGATTTTTTCATTCATCCCGAAGACGCCGTCGAAAGCCTCGAAAATTCCCTCAATAATAC
- a CDS encoding 4Fe-4S dicluster domain-containing protein gives MKRSIIFIDEEKCNGCGNCVPGCPEGALQIIDGKARLVSDLFCDGLGACIGECPEGAIVIEEREAEPYNERLVMENIIRQGDNTVRAHLHHLKEHGETGYYNEAVQFLKENNYPEPSTPAAPKPVAVAAVHAHASHAGGGCPGSRTMDFRDAHAASPSPQAQVAMETELRQWPVQLHLLNPRAPFLKNADMVIAADCVPFTYPNFHQRFLKNRVLAIFCPKLDDGMDEYVEKLAEIFSTQDISSITLVHMEVPCCFGVERVVSAALAKAGKNIVIKDYTISIRGEIM, from the coding sequence ATGAAACGGAGCATAATTTTTATCGATGAAGAAAAATGCAACGGGTGCGGGAACTGCGTACCGGGTTGTCCCGAGGGGGCGCTGCAGATAATCGACGGCAAGGCGCGCCTGGTGAGCGACCTTTTCTGCGACGGGCTGGGGGCATGTATCGGCGAGTGCCCGGAAGGCGCGATCGTGATCGAGGAGCGCGAGGCCGAGCCCTACAACGAGCGCCTGGTCATGGAAAACATTATCAGGCAGGGCGACAACACCGTCAGGGCGCACCTGCATCACCTGAAGGAACACGGCGAGACCGGGTATTATAATGAGGCAGTGCAGTTTTTAAAGGAAAATAATTACCCGGAACCCTCCACACCGGCAGCACCGAAACCAGTAGCCGTTGCAGCGGTACATGCCCATGCCTCGCACGCGGGCGGAGGATGCCCGGGCTCGCGAACGATGGATTTCAGGGACGCGCACGCTGCGTCCCCATCTCCCCAGGCGCAGGTGGCAATGGAAACGGAGCTCAGGCAGTGGCCGGTACAGTTGCACCTGCTCAATCCGCGCGCGCCGTTTTTAAAGAACGCCGACATGGTGATCGCCGCCGACTGCGTCCCGTTCACCTATCCGAATTTCCACCAGCGCTTCCTGAAAAACAGGGTGCTCGCGATTTTCTGTCCCAAGCTCGATGACGGGATGGACGAATACGTCGAGAAACTGGCGGAGATATTCTCGACACAGGATATTTCCTCGATTACATTGGTGCACATGGAGGTTCCCTGCTGCTTCGGCGTGGAGCGCGTGGTGAGCGCCGCGCTCGCGAAGGCGGGGAAAAATATCGTCATCAAGGATTACACGATATCGATTCGCGGGGAGATCATGTAG